In Parafrankia discariae, the following proteins share a genomic window:
- a CDS encoding amidohydrolase family protein, whose protein sequence is MNMDDLILISVDDHVIEPPDMFEGFIPAKYADRAPRLVSDEVSDKWVFGEGEARSSGLNAVAGRPPEEYGLEPTRLAEIRRGCYDVHERVKDMSANGVLASLNFPSMARFCGQFFASRADQDADLALAVLTAYNDWHIEAWCGAYPDRFIPCSIPPLWDPELMAKEIHRTAAKGSHAVSFSMNPYALGFPSLHSDHWDPFWAACEETETVVCVHIGSGAIGVVTAPDAPMNVEITCAAIKTFPTAADLVWSPIFQKFRNLKVALSEGGIGWIPYFLERADYAYQQHRAWTRPELGGRLPSEIFREHVVTCFIVDDFGVANLDRMNEDMVTWECDYPHSDSTWPRSPEVVIDAVAGLTDLQVDKITHRNAMQVYSFDPFSIRPRERCTVGALRREAAGHDISIVSRGPVEHRLTTVGQFAHAHEPGRTA, encoded by the coding sequence ATGAACATGGACGACCTGATCCTTATCAGCGTTGACGACCACGTGATAGAGCCCCCTGACATGTTCGAGGGCTTCATACCGGCGAAGTACGCCGACCGGGCACCCCGGCTCGTCTCGGACGAGGTGAGCGACAAGTGGGTGTTCGGCGAGGGCGAGGCCCGCAGTTCCGGCCTGAACGCGGTAGCCGGCCGCCCGCCTGAGGAATACGGCCTGGAACCGACACGGCTGGCCGAGATTCGGCGCGGCTGCTACGACGTCCATGAGCGGGTCAAGGACATGAGCGCCAACGGCGTTCTCGCCTCGCTGAACTTCCCGTCGATGGCCCGTTTCTGCGGCCAGTTCTTCGCCAGCCGGGCCGACCAGGACGCCGACCTGGCCCTCGCCGTGCTGACCGCCTACAACGACTGGCACATCGAAGCCTGGTGCGGCGCGTATCCGGACCGGTTCATACCGTGTTCGATCCCACCACTGTGGGATCCCGAGCTGATGGCCAAGGAGATCCACCGGACGGCGGCCAAGGGCTCCCACGCGGTCAGTTTCTCGATGAATCCCTACGCCCTCGGTTTCCCGTCGCTGCACAGCGATCACTGGGACCCGTTCTGGGCGGCCTGCGAGGAAACCGAGACCGTGGTGTGCGTGCACATCGGTTCCGGAGCCATCGGCGTGGTCACGGCGCCCGACGCCCCGATGAACGTCGAGATCACCTGCGCCGCCATCAAGACCTTCCCGACCGCGGCCGACCTCGTCTGGTCGCCCATCTTCCAGAAGTTCAGGAACCTCAAGGTGGCCTTGTCGGAGGGCGGGATCGGCTGGATTCCGTACTTCCTGGAGCGGGCGGACTACGCCTACCAGCAGCACCGGGCCTGGACCCGTCCCGAGCTCGGCGGCCGCCTGCCGAGCGAGATCTTCCGGGAGCACGTCGTCACCTGTTTCATCGTCGACGACTTCGGGGTGGCCAACCTCGACCGGATGAACGAGGACATGGTCACCTGGGAGTGCGACTACCCGCATTCCGACAGCACCTGGCCGCGGTCACCCGAGGTGGTGATCGACGCCGTGGCGGGACTGACCGACCTGCAGGTGGACAAGATCACCCATCGCAACGCGATGCAGGTGTACTCGTTCGATCCCTTCTCGATCCGGCCGCGCGAGCGGTGCACCGTCGGCGCGCTGCGCAGGGAGGCCGCCGGTCATGACATCTCGATCGTCTCGCGGGGCCCCGTGGAGCACCGGCTGACCACGGTCGGCCAGTTCGCGCACGCGCACGAGCCCGGCAGGACGGCGTGA
- a CDS encoding CaiB/BaiF CoA transferase family protein, with protein MSPAPLAGARVLEVASHVFVPMAGAVLAEWGAEVIKIEHPETGDPYRGLVTAGLHKLWNGVDVQFQATNRGKRSVAVDLKAPAGRRLLSRLIAASDVFVTNLRADTRARLNLELADVRADNPAVIYVRGTAFGSQGPDAGRGGYDAGAYWARSGMQQIFTAPDAPWPAMPRPAFGDVVGGLSIAGAISAALYQRSTTGEPATIDASLLASGMWQVQMDLVNAALNGPTGPVAARDRYEASNPLMLPYRTADGRVIVLQMLAPDRYWPDLCKSLGQPDAANDPRFVDQVARRRNARECVEWLEGVFAERTFDEWRAVLAEFDGEWAPSQYPHELAEDPQVKANGLFTEVDIGNGHHLPLVATPVRFDQRPGRAGRAPEHGEHTEAVLLDLGFSWDEIGDLKAGGTII; from the coding sequence GTGAGCCCGGCGCCGCTCGCCGGGGCGCGCGTCCTGGAGGTGGCCTCGCACGTGTTCGTCCCGATGGCGGGGGCCGTGCTCGCCGAGTGGGGCGCCGAGGTCATCAAGATCGAACATCCCGAGACCGGTGATCCCTACCGCGGCCTCGTCACCGCCGGCCTGCACAAGTTGTGGAACGGCGTGGACGTGCAGTTCCAGGCCACGAACCGGGGCAAGCGCTCCGTCGCCGTGGATCTGAAGGCGCCGGCCGGCCGGCGGCTGCTGTCCCGGCTCATCGCCGCCAGCGACGTCTTCGTGACCAACCTGCGCGCGGACACCCGCGCCCGGCTGAACCTCGAGCTGGCCGACGTCCGGGCCGACAACCCGGCGGTGATCTACGTACGGGGCACCGCGTTCGGTTCCCAGGGGCCCGACGCCGGCCGGGGCGGCTACGACGCGGGCGCCTACTGGGCTCGCAGCGGCATGCAGCAGATCTTCACCGCCCCCGACGCGCCCTGGCCGGCCATGCCCCGACCGGCGTTCGGCGACGTGGTCGGCGGGCTGTCCATCGCCGGTGCGATCAGCGCGGCCCTGTACCAGCGGTCGACGACCGGCGAACCGGCCACGATCGACGCCTCGCTGCTGGCCTCCGGCATGTGGCAGGTCCAGATGGACCTGGTGAACGCCGCCCTCAACGGCCCCACCGGGCCGGTCGCCGCCCGCGACCGGTACGAGGCCTCGAACCCGCTGATGCTGCCGTACCGCACCGCCGACGGCCGGGTCATCGTCCTGCAGATGCTCGCCCCCGACCGTTACTGGCCCGACCTGTGCAAGAGCCTCGGCCAGCCGGACGCGGCGAACGACCCCCGGTTCGTGGACCAGGTGGCGCGCCGCCGCAACGCCCGGGAGTGCGTCGAGTGGCTCGAGGGCGTCTTCGCCGAGCGCACCTTCGACGAGTGGCGGGCCGTGCTCGCCGAGTTCGACGGCGAGTGGGCGCCCAGCCAGTACCCGCACGAGCTCGCCGAGGACCCCCAGGTGAAGGCCAACGGCCTGTTCACCGAGGTCGACATCGGCAACGGCCATCACCTGCCGCTGGTGGCCACACCGGTGCGGTTCGACCAGCGGCCGGGCCGGGCCGGCCGGGCCCCCGAACACGGTGAGCACACCGAGGCGGTGCTGCTCGACCTCGGCTTCTCCTGGGACGAGATCGGCGACCTCAAGGCCGGCGGAACCATCATCTGA